One window of Magallana gigas chromosome 2, xbMagGiga1.1, whole genome shotgun sequence genomic DNA carries:
- the LOC105335729 gene encoding solute carrier family 53 member 1 isoform X2, which translates to MKFAEHLGAHITPEWRKQYIQYEAMKEMLYEAQEQAPSPEVTDESTIHRFLARFDERFFQFCDKELSKINTFFYEKISEANRKYASLKAELEAYNEHSAKPSTLGGLRHRRQNGVYALFKDKEKQGISHARKHNDLKLAFSEFYLSLILLQNYQNLNFTGFRKILKKHDKLMQTQRGGEWRQGNVETAPFYTNKEVDHLIKEVESVVTTDLEGGNRSKAMKRLRVPPLGEKQNPWTTFRVGLFSGCFLVLTVCIIITAIFPLDDTLKWDTAVQMYRGLFLVILIIFLLGINTYGWRSSGVNHVLIFEIDPRHHLSHQQLLELASFLAVLWALNVLAFLYSKFIHIPPYACPLALVIFLILYLINPFPILHYSSRMWLLKILFHILTAPFHHVGFADFWLADQLNSLSTVLLDFEYMVCFYGFEVNWLPNPDTSHVCTKNVYSVVLRAVISCLPAWWRFAQCLRRYRDTKMAFPHLVNAGKYSTTFFNVLFSTLYKVETVVNDNQGSMQNHAFFFLWIAFAIISSCYTLTWDLKMDWGLLDSNAGENKFLREEVVYAYKAYYYFAIVEDSILRFVWTLHVSLGEGILFQQREALTTILASFEVFRRFVWNFFRLENEHLNNCGQFRAVRDISIAPIDSNDQNQLEEMMDEDDGVFTYRSEKRKLLSSKSSATLRSRRSSAIFRFMDPGKEG; encoded by the exons ATGAAGTTTGCAGAACATCTTGGTGCCCACATCACACCAGAGTGGAGGAAGCAATACATACAGTATGAG GCCATGAAAGAAATGCTTTATGAAGCTCAGGAGCAAGCACCCTCCCCAGAAG tGACAGATGAAAGCACCATTCACAGATTTCTTGCCAGATTTGATGAACGCTTTTTCCAGTTCTGTGACAAAGAATTATCCAAGATCAACACCTTTTTTTATG aAAAAATATCTGAGGCCAATAGGAAATATGCTAGTTTAAAAGCCGAATTGGAGGCATACAATGAACACTCAGCCAAACCGTCCACCCTGGGGGGACTTCGTCATCGCAGACAGAATGGAGTGTACGCTCTGTTCAAGGACAAAGAGAAGCAGGGAATATCCCACGCCCGGAAACACAACGACCTGAAGCTGGCCTTCAGCGAGTTTTACCTCAGCCTCATTCTCCTCCAGAACTACCAGAACCTCAACTTCACAGGGTTCAGGAAAATCCTCAAAAAACATGACAAG CTTATGCAGACACAGCGGGGTGGTGAATGGCGTCAGGGGAATGTTGAGACAGCCCCTTTCTATACCAATAAAGAGGTGGATCATTTAATCAAGGAGGTGGAG AGTGTTGTAACAACAGACTTAGAGGGAGGTAATAGGAGTAAGGCCATGAAGCGGCTGAGGGTGCCACCTTTAGGTGAAAAG CAAAACCCATGGACAACATTTCGTGTTGGATTGTTTTCTGGTTGTTTTCTAGTGTTAACAGTCTGCATTATAATCACTG CCATATTTCCCCTTGATGACACCCTGAAGTGGGATACTGCAGTACAGATGTACAGAGGCCTATTCCTTGTTATTCTCATCATCTTTCTCCTTGGGATCAATACTTACGGCTGGAGGTCATCTGGGGTCAATCACGTTCTAATATTTGAGATTGACCCGAGACATCATCTATCTCACCAACAATTACTAGAG TTGGCCTCCTTTCTGGCTGTGCTCTGGGCCCTGAATGTGCTAGCCTTCCTGTACAGTAAGTTCATCCACATCCCGCCCTATGCCTGTCCCCTGGCTCTGGTAATATTCCTCATCCTGTACCTCATCAATCCATTCCCGATTCTCCACTACAGCTCAAGGATGTGGCTGCTCAAGATTCTG TTCCACATTCTGACGGCTCCATTCCACCACGTTGGATTCGCTGATTTCTGGCTGGCTGACCAGTTAAACAGTCTCTCCACAGTACTGCTTGACTTTGAGTACATGGTCTGTTTCTATGGTTTTGAGGTGAACTGGCTGCCAAATCCTGACA CTTCTCATGTCTGTACGAAGAATGTGTATTCCGTCGTTCTGAGGGCCGTTATAAGTTGTCTGCCAGCGTGGTGGCGATTTGCTCAGTGTTTACGACGTTACCGAGATACCAAGATGGCTTTTCCCCATTTAGTGAACGCTGGAAAATATTCAACCACAttctttaatgttttgttttcaacaCTTTACAAAGTAGAAACAG TTGTTAATGATAACCAAGGATCTATGCAAAACCATGCCTTCTTTTTCCTGTGGATTGCTTTTGCGATCATAAGTTCTTGTTACACTTTGACATGGGATCTTAAGATGGATTGGGGATTGTTGGATTCCAATGCAGGAGAAAATAAATTTCTACGAGAGGAGGTTGTTTATGCGTACAAA GCTTACTACTATTTTGCGATAGTAGAAGACTCCATCCTTAGATTTGTGTGGACTCTCCATGTATCATTAGGGGAAGGTATTTTGTTTCAACAGAGGGAAGCTCTCACAACTATATTAGCATCTTTTGAGGTATTCAG GAGATTTGTTTGGAACTTTTTCCGGTTGGAAAATGAGCATCTCAACAACTGTGGACAGTTCCGAGCAGTGAGGGATATTTCTATCGCTCCAATAGACTCAAACGACCAGAACCAGTTGGAGGAAATGATGGACGAAGATGATGGAGTATTTACATATCGTAGTGAAAAACGTAAACTCTTGTCAAG TAAAAGCTCGGCTACCTTGAGATCTCGCCGCTCTTCCGCCATCTTTCGTTTCATGGACCCG GGGAAAGAAGGATAA
- the LOC105337935 gene encoding CCR4-NOT transcription complex subunit 7 — translation MPSVAQTEYGIKDVWNSNLEEEFKKIRHVIQRYRFVAMDTEFPGVVARPIGEFRSTADYQYQLLRCNVDLLKIIQVGLTFMDENGQTPSPISTWQFNFRYNLTEEMYAQESIDLLQHSGIQFKKHEEEGIEVNDFAELLMTSGIVLSEQVKWLSFHSGYDFGYLLKILTNTQMPAEEADFFDFLRIYFPNIYDVKYLMKSCKNLKGGLQEVAEQLEITRIGPQHQAGSDSLLTGAAFFKMREMFFEDNIDDAKYCGHLYGLGTSYVQNGSGYESLTSYQNHNSTPTVDDSNSSSTNS, via the exons ATGCCGTCAGTAGCACAGACTGAGTATGGCATCAAGGATGTCTGGAACAGTAACCTGGAAGAAGAATTCAAAAAGATTCGCCATGTTATACAGCGATATAGATTTGTTGCAATG GACACAGAATTTCCAGGAGTGGTGGCAAGACCTATAGGAGAATTTCGTAGTACAGCAGATTACCAATATCAACTTCTTAGATGTAATGTAGACTTACTAAAGATAATCCAAGTAGGCCTTACCTTCATGGATGAAAATGGTCAAACACCATCTCCCATTTCAACATGGCAGTTCAACTTTCGTTATAATCTTAC GGAGGAAATGTATGCCCAGGAATCCATTGACCTTCTACAACACTCAGGAATTCAGTTCAAGAAGCATGAAGAGGAAGGAATAGAAGTGAATGATTTTGCTGAGTTACTTATGACATCGGGAATAGTGCTAAGTGAGCAAGTCAAATGGCTGTCATTTCACAG tGGTTATGACTTTGGGTATCTACTGAAGATTTTAACAAACACACAAATGCCAGCAGAGGAAGCagatttctttgattttctgCGGATATATTTTCCAAACATCTATGATGTCAAGTACCTAATGAAGAgttgtaaaaatttgaaaggTGGATTACAAGAGGTTGCAGAACAACTAGAG ATCACTAGGATAGGCCCTCAGCACCAGGCTGGCAGTGATAGCTTGCTAACAGGAGCTGCCTTCTTCAAGATGAGAGAG ATGTTTTTTGAGGACAACATTGATGACGCCAAGTATTGTGGTCATCTTTATGGACTTGGTACTTCATATGTGCAGAACGGCTCAGGATATGAAAGTCTTACAAGTTATCAAAACCATAACTCTACACCCACTGTGGATGATTCTAATTCGTCATCAACAAACTCATAG
- the LOC105337934 gene encoding vacuolar protein sorting-associated protein 37A has protein sequence MSWLFGNKNKNTSSSQTNLQAHRTKQIDSLKKANLNPIEVIPNTEYRITFASGGINITLVVSLPPLFPQDQPSISVHPPIYHQWVDSQSKITNCPSLSSFSMHSSLAVIVQSIIDEFKSHPPQLQSHNFGVVGRPPFPPATTSMSSFTASGGMPEYYQSPGGHFGTNQTESMQVAENSSEESLSLDKVPDVFAAFPDLKTKSLTELFELQDEEDKILEMIQKLPHVTKFAEEREKISNECIELARANLSYKPVLEQHRQWILEKKNLYQKTEEEFQRNQQRLMSKSEDFHPSVIQNNLKVALMEAEEESENIVEQFLEKKMDVEEFKQRFIQTRSLCHARRAKDEKLTHILVQQGYSN, from the exons ATGAGTTGGTTATTTGGGAATAAGAACAAAAACACGTCGTCCTCTCAAACAAATTTACAAGCCCACAGAACAAAACAGATCGATTCACTGAAGAAGGCGAATCTAAA CCCAATAGAAGTGATACCCAATACAGAATACAGAATCACATTTGCATCAGGGGGTATCAACATCACATTAGTAGT ATCCCTCCCACCACTGTTTCCTCAAGACCAACCATCAATTTCTGTTCACCCACCTATTTATCACCAATGGGTAGATTCACAGTCCAAGATCACCAATTGCCCAAGTCTTTCATCC TTCTCAATGCATTCCAGTCTAGCTGTGATAGTACAATCCATCATTGATGAATTCAAGTCACACCCTCCACAACTGCAATCACACAACTT TGGTGTAGTTGGACGGCCTCCATTTCCTCCAGCTACAACCTCCATGTCTAGCTTTACGGCTTCGGGGGGAATGCCAGAATACTACCAGTCTCCAGGGGGTCACTTTGGGACCAATCAAACAGAATCCATGCAAGTGGCAGAAAATTCCTCAGAG GAATCGCTGTCTTTAGATAAAGTTCCTGATGTATTTGCTGCCTTTCCTGATCTTAAAACTAAAAG tCTTACCGAGTTATTTGAATTACAAGATGAAGAAGACAAAATCTTAGAAATGATTCAGAAACTTCCTCACGTAACAAAATTTGCTGAGGAGAGGGAGAAGATTTCTAATGAATGTATTGAGCTTGCAA GAGCTAATTTAAGCTATAAGCCTGTACTAGAGCAGCACAGACAGTGGATTTTGGAGAAG aaaaaccTCTATCAGAAAACTGAAGAAGAATTCCAGAGGAATCAGCAGAGACTGATGTCTAAGTCTGAGGACTTCCACCCCTCGGTCATCCAGAACAACTTGAAGGTAGCACTAATGGAAGCAGAAGAGGAGTCCGAGAATATCGTTGAGCAGTTCTTAGAAA AAAAAATGGACGTTGAAGAGTTTAAGCAGAGATTCATTCAAACTAGAAGT TTATGTCATGCCAGGAGAGCAAAGGACGAGAAGTTGACTCACATCCTTGTACAACAAGGATACAGTAATTGA
- the LOC105335729 gene encoding solute carrier family 53 member 1 isoform X4: MKFAEHLGAHITPEWRKQYIQYEAMKEMLYEAQEQAPSPEVTDESTIHRFLARFDERFFQFCDKELSKINTFFYEKISEANRKYASLKAELEAYNEHSAKPSTLGGLRHRRQNGVYALFKDKEKQGISHARKHNDLKLAFSEFYLSLILLQNYQNLNFTGFRKILKKHDKLMQTQRGGEWRQGNVETAPFYTNKEVDHLIKEVESVVTTDLEGGNRSKAMKRLRVPPLGEKQNPWTTFRVGLFSGCFLVLTVCIIITAIFPLDDTLKWDTAVQMYRGLFLVILIIFLLGINTYGWRSSGVNHVLIFEIDPRHHLSHQQLLELASFLAVLWALNVLAFLYSKFIHIPPYACPLALVIFLILYLINPFPILHYSSRMWLLKILFHILTAPFHHVGFADFWLADQLNSLSTVLLDFEYMVCFYGFEVNWLPNPDTSHVCTKNVYSVVLRAVISCLPAWWRFAQCLRRYRDTKMAFPHLVNAGKYSTTFFNVLFSTLYKVETVVNDNQGSMQNHAFFFLWIAFAIISSCYTLTWDLKMDWGLLDSNAGENKFLREEVVYAYKAYYYFAIVEDSILRFVWTLHVSLGEGILFQQREALTTILASFEVFRRFVWNFFRLENEHLNNCGQFRAVRDISIAPIDSNDQNQLEEMMDEDDGVFTYRSEKRKLLSRGKKDKHDEEKIKWNFKGV; this comes from the exons ATGAAGTTTGCAGAACATCTTGGTGCCCACATCACACCAGAGTGGAGGAAGCAATACATACAGTATGAG GCCATGAAAGAAATGCTTTATGAAGCTCAGGAGCAAGCACCCTCCCCAGAAG tGACAGATGAAAGCACCATTCACAGATTTCTTGCCAGATTTGATGAACGCTTTTTCCAGTTCTGTGACAAAGAATTATCCAAGATCAACACCTTTTTTTATG aAAAAATATCTGAGGCCAATAGGAAATATGCTAGTTTAAAAGCCGAATTGGAGGCATACAATGAACACTCAGCCAAACCGTCCACCCTGGGGGGACTTCGTCATCGCAGACAGAATGGAGTGTACGCTCTGTTCAAGGACAAAGAGAAGCAGGGAATATCCCACGCCCGGAAACACAACGACCTGAAGCTGGCCTTCAGCGAGTTTTACCTCAGCCTCATTCTCCTCCAGAACTACCAGAACCTCAACTTCACAGGGTTCAGGAAAATCCTCAAAAAACATGACAAG CTTATGCAGACACAGCGGGGTGGTGAATGGCGTCAGGGGAATGTTGAGACAGCCCCTTTCTATACCAATAAAGAGGTGGATCATTTAATCAAGGAGGTGGAG AGTGTTGTAACAACAGACTTAGAGGGAGGTAATAGGAGTAAGGCCATGAAGCGGCTGAGGGTGCCACCTTTAGGTGAAAAG CAAAACCCATGGACAACATTTCGTGTTGGATTGTTTTCTGGTTGTTTTCTAGTGTTAACAGTCTGCATTATAATCACTG CCATATTTCCCCTTGATGACACCCTGAAGTGGGATACTGCAGTACAGATGTACAGAGGCCTATTCCTTGTTATTCTCATCATCTTTCTCCTTGGGATCAATACTTACGGCTGGAGGTCATCTGGGGTCAATCACGTTCTAATATTTGAGATTGACCCGAGACATCATCTATCTCACCAACAATTACTAGAG TTGGCCTCCTTTCTGGCTGTGCTCTGGGCCCTGAATGTGCTAGCCTTCCTGTACAGTAAGTTCATCCACATCCCGCCCTATGCCTGTCCCCTGGCTCTGGTAATATTCCTCATCCTGTACCTCATCAATCCATTCCCGATTCTCCACTACAGCTCAAGGATGTGGCTGCTCAAGATTCTG TTCCACATTCTGACGGCTCCATTCCACCACGTTGGATTCGCTGATTTCTGGCTGGCTGACCAGTTAAACAGTCTCTCCACAGTACTGCTTGACTTTGAGTACATGGTCTGTTTCTATGGTTTTGAGGTGAACTGGCTGCCAAATCCTGACA CTTCTCATGTCTGTACGAAGAATGTGTATTCCGTCGTTCTGAGGGCCGTTATAAGTTGTCTGCCAGCGTGGTGGCGATTTGCTCAGTGTTTACGACGTTACCGAGATACCAAGATGGCTTTTCCCCATTTAGTGAACGCTGGAAAATATTCAACCACAttctttaatgttttgttttcaacaCTTTACAAAGTAGAAACAG TTGTTAATGATAACCAAGGATCTATGCAAAACCATGCCTTCTTTTTCCTGTGGATTGCTTTTGCGATCATAAGTTCTTGTTACACTTTGACATGGGATCTTAAGATGGATTGGGGATTGTTGGATTCCAATGCAGGAGAAAATAAATTTCTACGAGAGGAGGTTGTTTATGCGTACAAA GCTTACTACTATTTTGCGATAGTAGAAGACTCCATCCTTAGATTTGTGTGGACTCTCCATGTATCATTAGGGGAAGGTATTTTGTTTCAACAGAGGGAAGCTCTCACAACTATATTAGCATCTTTTGAGGTATTCAG GAGATTTGTTTGGAACTTTTTCCGGTTGGAAAATGAGCATCTCAACAACTGTGGACAGTTCCGAGCAGTGAGGGATATTTCTATCGCTCCAATAGACTCAAACGACCAGAACCAGTTGGAGGAAATGATGGACGAAGATGATGGAGTATTTACATATCGTAGTGAAAAACGTAAACTCTTGTCAAG GGGAAAGAAGGATAAACATGATGAGGAGAAAATCAAATGGAACTTTAAAGGTGTATAA
- the LOC105335729 gene encoding solute carrier family 53 member 1 isoform X3, which yields MKFAEHLGAHITPEWRKQYIQYEAMKEMLYEAQEQAPSPEVTDESTIHRFLARFDERFFQFCDKELSKINTFFYEKISEANRKYASLKAELEAYNEHSAKPSTLGGLRHRRQNGVYALFKDKEKQGISHARKHNDLKLAFSEFYLSLILLQNYQNLNFTGFRKILKKHDKLMQTQRGGEWRQGNVETAPFYTNKEVDHLIKEVESVVTTDLEGGNRSKAMKRLRVPPLGEKQNPWTTFRVGLFSGCFLVLTVCIIITAIFPLDDTLKWDTAVQMYRGLFLVILIIFLLGINTYGWRSSGVNHVLIFEIDPRHHLSHQQLLELASFLAVLWALNVLAFLYSKFIHIPPYACPLALVIFLILYLINPFPILHYSSRMWLLKILFHILTAPFHHVGFADFWLADQLNSLSTVLLDFEYMVCFYGFEVNWLPNPDTSHVCTKNVYSVVLRAVISCLPAWWRFAQCLRRYRDTKMAFPHLVNAGKYSTTFFNVLFSTLYKVETVVNDNQGSMQNHAFFFLWIAFAIISSCYTLTWDLKMDWGLLDSNAGENKFLREEVVYAYKAYYYFAIVEDSILRFVWTLHVSLGEGILFQQREALTTILASFEVFRRFVWNFFRLENEHLNNCGQFRAVRDISIAPIDSNDQNQLEEMMDEDDGVFTYRSEKRKLLSSNHKRRGKKDKHDEEKIKWNFKGV from the exons ATGAAGTTTGCAGAACATCTTGGTGCCCACATCACACCAGAGTGGAGGAAGCAATACATACAGTATGAG GCCATGAAAGAAATGCTTTATGAAGCTCAGGAGCAAGCACCCTCCCCAGAAG tGACAGATGAAAGCACCATTCACAGATTTCTTGCCAGATTTGATGAACGCTTTTTCCAGTTCTGTGACAAAGAATTATCCAAGATCAACACCTTTTTTTATG aAAAAATATCTGAGGCCAATAGGAAATATGCTAGTTTAAAAGCCGAATTGGAGGCATACAATGAACACTCAGCCAAACCGTCCACCCTGGGGGGACTTCGTCATCGCAGACAGAATGGAGTGTACGCTCTGTTCAAGGACAAAGAGAAGCAGGGAATATCCCACGCCCGGAAACACAACGACCTGAAGCTGGCCTTCAGCGAGTTTTACCTCAGCCTCATTCTCCTCCAGAACTACCAGAACCTCAACTTCACAGGGTTCAGGAAAATCCTCAAAAAACATGACAAG CTTATGCAGACACAGCGGGGTGGTGAATGGCGTCAGGGGAATGTTGAGACAGCCCCTTTCTATACCAATAAAGAGGTGGATCATTTAATCAAGGAGGTGGAG AGTGTTGTAACAACAGACTTAGAGGGAGGTAATAGGAGTAAGGCCATGAAGCGGCTGAGGGTGCCACCTTTAGGTGAAAAG CAAAACCCATGGACAACATTTCGTGTTGGATTGTTTTCTGGTTGTTTTCTAGTGTTAACAGTCTGCATTATAATCACTG CCATATTTCCCCTTGATGACACCCTGAAGTGGGATACTGCAGTACAGATGTACAGAGGCCTATTCCTTGTTATTCTCATCATCTTTCTCCTTGGGATCAATACTTACGGCTGGAGGTCATCTGGGGTCAATCACGTTCTAATATTTGAGATTGACCCGAGACATCATCTATCTCACCAACAATTACTAGAG TTGGCCTCCTTTCTGGCTGTGCTCTGGGCCCTGAATGTGCTAGCCTTCCTGTACAGTAAGTTCATCCACATCCCGCCCTATGCCTGTCCCCTGGCTCTGGTAATATTCCTCATCCTGTACCTCATCAATCCATTCCCGATTCTCCACTACAGCTCAAGGATGTGGCTGCTCAAGATTCTG TTCCACATTCTGACGGCTCCATTCCACCACGTTGGATTCGCTGATTTCTGGCTGGCTGACCAGTTAAACAGTCTCTCCACAGTACTGCTTGACTTTGAGTACATGGTCTGTTTCTATGGTTTTGAGGTGAACTGGCTGCCAAATCCTGACA CTTCTCATGTCTGTACGAAGAATGTGTATTCCGTCGTTCTGAGGGCCGTTATAAGTTGTCTGCCAGCGTGGTGGCGATTTGCTCAGTGTTTACGACGTTACCGAGATACCAAGATGGCTTTTCCCCATTTAGTGAACGCTGGAAAATATTCAACCACAttctttaatgttttgttttcaacaCTTTACAAAGTAGAAACAG TTGTTAATGATAACCAAGGATCTATGCAAAACCATGCCTTCTTTTTCCTGTGGATTGCTTTTGCGATCATAAGTTCTTGTTACACTTTGACATGGGATCTTAAGATGGATTGGGGATTGTTGGATTCCAATGCAGGAGAAAATAAATTTCTACGAGAGGAGGTTGTTTATGCGTACAAA GCTTACTACTATTTTGCGATAGTAGAAGACTCCATCCTTAGATTTGTGTGGACTCTCCATGTATCATTAGGGGAAGGTATTTTGTTTCAACAGAGGGAAGCTCTCACAACTATATTAGCATCTTTTGAGGTATTCAG GAGATTTGTTTGGAACTTTTTCCGGTTGGAAAATGAGCATCTCAACAACTGTGGACAGTTCCGAGCAGTGAGGGATATTTCTATCGCTCCAATAGACTCAAACGACCAGAACCAGTTGGAGGAAATGATGGACGAAGATGATGGAGTATTTACATATCGTAGTGAAAAACGTAAACTCTTGTCAAG CAACCATAAGAGGAG GGGAAAGAAGGATAAACATGATGAGGAGAAAATCAAATGGAACTTTAAAGGTGTATAA
- the LOC105335729 gene encoding solute carrier family 53 member 1 isoform X1, whose product MKFAEHLGAHITPEWRKQYIQYEAMKEMLYEAQEQAPSPEVTDESTIHRFLARFDERFFQFCDKELSKINTFFYEKISEANRKYASLKAELEAYNEHSAKPSTLGGLRHRRQNGVYALFKDKEKQGISHARKHNDLKLAFSEFYLSLILLQNYQNLNFTGFRKILKKHDKLMQTQRGGEWRQGNVETAPFYTNKEVDHLIKEVESVVTTDLEGGNRSKAMKRLRVPPLGEKQNPWTTFRVGLFSGCFLVLTVCIIITAIFPLDDTLKWDTAVQMYRGLFLVILIIFLLGINTYGWRSSGVNHVLIFEIDPRHHLSHQQLLELASFLAVLWALNVLAFLYSKFIHIPPYACPLALVIFLILYLINPFPILHYSSRMWLLKILFHILTAPFHHVGFADFWLADQLNSLSTVLLDFEYMVCFYGFEVNWLPNPDTSHVCTKNVYSVVLRAVISCLPAWWRFAQCLRRYRDTKMAFPHLVNAGKYSTTFFNVLFSTLYKVETVVNDNQGSMQNHAFFFLWIAFAIISSCYTLTWDLKMDWGLLDSNAGENKFLREEVVYAYKAYYYFAIVEDSILRFVWTLHVSLGEGILFQQREALTTILASFEVFRRFVWNFFRLENEHLNNCGQFRAVRDISIAPIDSNDQNQLEEMMDEDDGVFTYRSEKRKLLSSNHKRSKSSATLRSRRSSAIFRFMDPGKEG is encoded by the exons ATGAAGTTTGCAGAACATCTTGGTGCCCACATCACACCAGAGTGGAGGAAGCAATACATACAGTATGAG GCCATGAAAGAAATGCTTTATGAAGCTCAGGAGCAAGCACCCTCCCCAGAAG tGACAGATGAAAGCACCATTCACAGATTTCTTGCCAGATTTGATGAACGCTTTTTCCAGTTCTGTGACAAAGAATTATCCAAGATCAACACCTTTTTTTATG aAAAAATATCTGAGGCCAATAGGAAATATGCTAGTTTAAAAGCCGAATTGGAGGCATACAATGAACACTCAGCCAAACCGTCCACCCTGGGGGGACTTCGTCATCGCAGACAGAATGGAGTGTACGCTCTGTTCAAGGACAAAGAGAAGCAGGGAATATCCCACGCCCGGAAACACAACGACCTGAAGCTGGCCTTCAGCGAGTTTTACCTCAGCCTCATTCTCCTCCAGAACTACCAGAACCTCAACTTCACAGGGTTCAGGAAAATCCTCAAAAAACATGACAAG CTTATGCAGACACAGCGGGGTGGTGAATGGCGTCAGGGGAATGTTGAGACAGCCCCTTTCTATACCAATAAAGAGGTGGATCATTTAATCAAGGAGGTGGAG AGTGTTGTAACAACAGACTTAGAGGGAGGTAATAGGAGTAAGGCCATGAAGCGGCTGAGGGTGCCACCTTTAGGTGAAAAG CAAAACCCATGGACAACATTTCGTGTTGGATTGTTTTCTGGTTGTTTTCTAGTGTTAACAGTCTGCATTATAATCACTG CCATATTTCCCCTTGATGACACCCTGAAGTGGGATACTGCAGTACAGATGTACAGAGGCCTATTCCTTGTTATTCTCATCATCTTTCTCCTTGGGATCAATACTTACGGCTGGAGGTCATCTGGGGTCAATCACGTTCTAATATTTGAGATTGACCCGAGACATCATCTATCTCACCAACAATTACTAGAG TTGGCCTCCTTTCTGGCTGTGCTCTGGGCCCTGAATGTGCTAGCCTTCCTGTACAGTAAGTTCATCCACATCCCGCCCTATGCCTGTCCCCTGGCTCTGGTAATATTCCTCATCCTGTACCTCATCAATCCATTCCCGATTCTCCACTACAGCTCAAGGATGTGGCTGCTCAAGATTCTG TTCCACATTCTGACGGCTCCATTCCACCACGTTGGATTCGCTGATTTCTGGCTGGCTGACCAGTTAAACAGTCTCTCCACAGTACTGCTTGACTTTGAGTACATGGTCTGTTTCTATGGTTTTGAGGTGAACTGGCTGCCAAATCCTGACA CTTCTCATGTCTGTACGAAGAATGTGTATTCCGTCGTTCTGAGGGCCGTTATAAGTTGTCTGCCAGCGTGGTGGCGATTTGCTCAGTGTTTACGACGTTACCGAGATACCAAGATGGCTTTTCCCCATTTAGTGAACGCTGGAAAATATTCAACCACAttctttaatgttttgttttcaacaCTTTACAAAGTAGAAACAG TTGTTAATGATAACCAAGGATCTATGCAAAACCATGCCTTCTTTTTCCTGTGGATTGCTTTTGCGATCATAAGTTCTTGTTACACTTTGACATGGGATCTTAAGATGGATTGGGGATTGTTGGATTCCAATGCAGGAGAAAATAAATTTCTACGAGAGGAGGTTGTTTATGCGTACAAA GCTTACTACTATTTTGCGATAGTAGAAGACTCCATCCTTAGATTTGTGTGGACTCTCCATGTATCATTAGGGGAAGGTATTTTGTTTCAACAGAGGGAAGCTCTCACAACTATATTAGCATCTTTTGAGGTATTCAG GAGATTTGTTTGGAACTTTTTCCGGTTGGAAAATGAGCATCTCAACAACTGTGGACAGTTCCGAGCAGTGAGGGATATTTCTATCGCTCCAATAGACTCAAACGACCAGAACCAGTTGGAGGAAATGATGGACGAAGATGATGGAGTATTTACATATCGTAGTGAAAAACGTAAACTCTTGTCAAG CAACCATAAGAGGAG TAAAAGCTCGGCTACCTTGAGATCTCGCCGCTCTTCCGCCATCTTTCGTTTCATGGACCCG GGGAAAGAAGGATAA